The following are from one region of the Polynucleobacter sp. MWH-CaK5 genome:
- the sucC gene encoding ADP-forming succinate--CoA ligase subunit beta — MKIHEYQGKEILRQFNVPVPNGISALSVDEAVEAAKKLGGPVWVVKAQIHAGGRGKGGGVKVAKSLDEVKTYATQILGMQLKTHQTGPEGQKVRRLLVEDGADIKKEYYVGILTDRGTQSVVVMASSEGGMDIEEVAEKTPEKIIKAFVNPLIGLTDADATKLAQGIGVPEASQAMAKEALQNLYKVYMDTDASLVEINPLILEGNGKIKALDAKFNFDSNALFRHPEIVAYRDLDEEDPAEVEASKFDLAYISLDGNIGCLVNGAGLAMATMDTIKLFGGEPANFLDVGGGATAEKVTEAFKIMLKNKDVKAILVNIFGGIMKCDVIADGVITACKAVNLNVPLVVRMKGTNEDLGKKMLAESGLPIISADTMAEAATKAVAAVK; from the coding sequence ATGAAGATCCACGAGTACCAAGGCAAGGAAATCTTGCGTCAGTTCAATGTTCCGGTGCCAAATGGCATTTCCGCGCTAAGCGTTGATGAAGCTGTTGAAGCAGCTAAAAAACTGGGTGGCCCAGTTTGGGTTGTGAAGGCCCAAATCCATGCAGGTGGCCGTGGTAAAGGTGGTGGCGTTAAGGTTGCCAAGAGCCTAGATGAGGTAAAAACATACGCAACTCAAATTTTGGGTATGCAGTTGAAAACTCACCAAACAGGTCCAGAAGGTCAAAAAGTTCGCCGCTTATTGGTTGAAGACGGTGCGGACATCAAAAAAGAATATTACGTAGGTATCTTGACTGATCGTGGCACACAATCAGTTGTAGTGATGGCGTCAAGCGAAGGCGGCATGGATATCGAAGAAGTTGCTGAAAAAACTCCAGAAAAAATCATCAAAGCATTTGTGAACCCATTGATTGGTTTAACAGATGCTGATGCAACTAAGTTGGCGCAAGGTATTGGCGTGCCAGAGGCATCACAAGCAATGGCAAAGGAAGCTTTGCAAAACTTGTACAAAGTTTATATGGACACAGATGCATCATTGGTTGAAATTAACCCATTGATTCTTGAAGGTAACGGCAAGATCAAGGCTTTGGACGCTAAGTTCAACTTTGATTCAAACGCTTTGTTCCGTCATCCAGAAATCGTTGCTTACCGCGACTTGGATGAAGAAGATCCAGCTGAAGTAGAAGCGTCTAAATTTGATTTGGCCTACATTTCACTAGACGGCAATATTGGTTGCTTGGTGAACGGTGCTGGTTTGGCGATGGCAACAATGGACACAATCAAGTTGTTTGGTGGCGAGCCAGCAAACTTCTTGGACGTTGGTGGTGGCGCAACTGCTGAAAAAGTAACAGAAGCATTCAAGATCATGTTGAAGAACAAAGATGTGAAAGCTATCTTGGTGAACATTTTCGGCGGCATCATGAAGTGTGATGTGATCGCAGACGGTGTGATCACAGCCTGTAAAGCGGTGAACTTGAACGTGCCTTTGGTGGTTCGCATGAAGGGCACTAACGAGGACCTCGGCAAGAAGATGTTGGCTGAGTCAGGTCTACCAATCATCAGTGCAGACACGATGGCTGAAGCAGCAACTAAAGCTGTTGCAGCGGTTAAATAA
- a CDS encoding M48 family metalloprotease, translating into MQSPRAGSEFAPPSKRVQQPQLVLPDLGDSSSAALSPIDERLLGERIMRDIRRDPDYSKDPVFHDYLNTVGQHLIDTAKKQSVAGLDGRGSFAINFELFGVRDKSINAFALPGGFIGVHTGLIVSAETESELASVLGHEIGHVTQKHIARMFSQQGTNSMIALASIILAAVAASRNPNAAQGLAVGGQALAIQNQLAYSRDAEREADRVGFQILQAGGFDVQGMPDFFQRMQRANSIMESGVPGYVRTHPLTTDRIADMQDRVRGLSRPKVQSSTEFYLLKARARLIQTTSSSNYPELRQFYESLARKPDPIKQLEGNYGLALLNLKQQKISEAESYLQKSRVLIQTVSSQGSPVQRSSLSLESTAIDILFAKGQHAEGLKQIAQIKATHPQSRSLNILTVEGQLKTRQYDQAISWLKTQTRSQPENSIWWELLARAYAQSGKKALQHAALAEKYVADGAWVASIEQMRLAKVAGDADFYQSSEIDARARQIQDLYRQELIQQKQK; encoded by the coding sequence ATGCAGTCGCCGAGAGCCGGCTCTGAATTTGCGCCTCCTAGCAAAAGAGTTCAACAACCTCAATTGGTCTTGCCTGATTTAGGGGATTCATCCAGTGCTGCTTTGTCCCCGATTGATGAAAGATTATTGGGTGAGCGCATCATGCGCGATATTCGCAGAGACCCAGATTATTCAAAAGATCCAGTTTTTCATGACTACCTCAATACGGTGGGCCAGCATTTAATTGATACGGCGAAAAAGCAAAGTGTTGCTGGTTTGGATGGTAGAGGTAGCTTTGCCATTAATTTTGAATTGTTCGGTGTGCGAGATAAGAGCATCAACGCCTTTGCTTTGCCAGGTGGTTTTATTGGTGTGCACACCGGTTTGATTGTTTCTGCAGAAACAGAATCTGAGTTAGCCTCAGTGCTTGGCCATGAAATTGGCCACGTGACTCAAAAACACATTGCCCGCATGTTTAGTCAGCAAGGCACTAATTCAATGATTGCCTTGGCGTCGATTATTTTGGCTGCCGTTGCTGCCAGCCGTAATCCTAATGCTGCTCAGGGTCTTGCGGTAGGTGGTCAAGCATTGGCGATACAAAATCAATTGGCCTATTCAAGAGATGCTGAGCGAGAAGCTGATCGTGTGGGTTTTCAGATTCTTCAAGCCGGTGGTTTTGATGTTCAAGGGATGCCAGACTTTTTCCAAAGAATGCAAAGAGCGAATAGCATCATGGAAAGTGGCGTGCCTGGATATGTGCGCACCCACCCACTGACAACGGATCGTATTGCAGATATGCAAGACCGTGTTCGGGGTTTGAGTAGACCCAAGGTTCAATCATCCACAGAATTTTATTTACTAAAAGCGCGTGCTCGTTTGATACAAACGACCAGCTCAAGCAATTACCCAGAACTAAGACAGTTTTATGAAAGCCTTGCCAGAAAACCCGATCCTATCAAGCAGTTGGAAGGTAATTACGGCCTGGCATTATTGAATCTTAAGCAACAAAAAATAAGTGAAGCAGAGTCATATTTGCAAAAAAGCAGGGTGTTGATTCAAACAGTTTCTTCTCAAGGTTCTCCTGTGCAACGCTCAAGTTTGTCTCTAGAGTCGACTGCGATTGATATTTTGTTTGCCAAAGGTCAGCATGCAGAGGGGCTTAAACAAATTGCTCAAATCAAAGCAACCCACCCGCAATCAAGATCGTTGAATATTTTGACGGTTGAAGGTCAGTTAAAAACTCGCCAGTATGATCAAGCAATCAGTTGGCTAAAAACTCAAACAAGATCACAGCCTGAAAATTCAATATGGTGGGAGCTCTTGGCTAGAGCCTATGCGCAATCAGGCAAGAAAGCATTGCAGCATGCAGCCTTGGCAGAGAAGTACGTTGCTGATGGCGCATGGGTAGCCAGTATTGAACAGATGCGTTTAGCCAAGGTTGCTGGGGATGCTGATTTTTATCAGTCTTCAGAAATTGATGCTCGCGCCAGACAAATTCAAGATTTGTATCGCCAAGAACTTATTCAACAAAAACAAAAATAG
- a CDS encoding AzlD domain-containing protein codes for MSPFDSWIVIIGLMVVTLITRSFFLLIGERMELSETVQNALRYAPAAALVAIIAPEIFVTQSFTPSEVTTPQFWGGVASFVAFLVTRSMFFTIILGMLAFALVGLIGS; via the coding sequence ATGAGCCCATTCGATAGTTGGATTGTGATCATCGGCTTGATGGTGGTGACTTTGATCACTCGAAGCTTCTTTTTGCTCATTGGTGAACGAATGGAGCTATCAGAAACAGTTCAAAATGCCCTCAGATACGCTCCAGCGGCGGCTTTGGTGGCCATCATTGCCCCTGAAATCTTTGTTACCCAGAGTTTTACTCCATCTGAAGTGACTACTCCCCAGTTTTGGGGAGGTGTGGCCTCTTTTGTGGCATTTTTAGTCACAAGAAGTATGTTTTTCACGATTATTTTGGGAATGTTGGCTTTTGCCTTGGTGGGCTTGATTGGGTCTTAA
- a CDS encoding pilin — protein MKNKELMTPKQETSVNKQNGFTLIELMVVIAIIGILAAIAVPKYQDYIAKTRVTEGLSLAAGAKLAVTEVYSSKGAADMAVATESTFKSTTTNSVKEIKIEKSGAILITYQSSVAPEGANTLSIVPVNNASSDAVTALDLSVKGEQPWAGIWSCKSPATTLPAKLQPSDCK, from the coding sequence ATGAAAAATAAAGAACTTATGACGCCTAAGCAAGAGACTTCTGTAAACAAGCAAAATGGTTTTACTTTGATTGAATTGATGGTGGTGATTGCCATCATTGGTATCTTGGCCGCTATCGCAGTGCCTAAGTATCAAGACTACATTGCCAAAACTCGTGTGACTGAAGGTTTAAGTTTGGCGGCAGGCGCTAAGTTAGCCGTGACTGAGGTTTACTCGAGCAAAGGCGCTGCAGATATGGCAGTGGCAACGGAGTCAACATTCAAGAGCACCACAACAAACAGTGTGAAAGAAATCAAGATTGAAAAATCTGGCGCTATTTTGATCACCTATCAATCCAGCGTAGCTCCTGAAGGCGCTAATACCTTGAGCATTGTGCCGGTCAATAACGCCAGCAGCGATGCTGTCACAGCTTTGGATTTAAGCGTGAAGGGTGAGCAACCATGGGCAGGTATTTGGTCATGCAAGTCACCTGCAACAACTTTGCCTGCAAAACTACAACCAAGTGATTGCAAGTAA
- a CDS encoding phosphoglycerate kinase, with product MPGTSKLQFNRLSTLAANGQLKGKRVFIRADLNVPQDEAGNITEDTRIRASIPAIKLALDAGAAVMVTSHLGRPTEGEFKPEDTLAPVADRIAELMERKVPLISHWVEGGFEIEPGDLVLLENCRLNKGEKKNNDELAQKMASLCDVYVNDAFGTAHRAEATTHGMAKFAPVACAGPLMAAELDALGKALTDPKRPLVAIVAGSKVSTKLTILKSLAEKVDQLIVGGGIANTFMLAAGLPIGRSLAEPDLVNEAKAIIDLMAKRGASVPIPVDVVVANELSPLARANRVASSDVQPDDMILDVGPKTSAELTSIIAHAGTIVWNGPIGVFEIDQFGGGTKMLAAAIAHSPAFSIAGGGDTLAAIAKYGIEKQVDYISTGGGAFLEFLEGKTLPAFAILSERADK from the coding sequence ATGCCAGGCACATCAAAACTTCAATTCAATCGCCTTTCAACCTTGGCCGCCAATGGTCAGCTAAAAGGTAAAAGGGTCTTCATCAGAGCCGATTTGAACGTTCCACAAGATGAGGCTGGCAATATCACCGAAGACACTCGCATCAGGGCATCGATTCCTGCCATCAAATTGGCTTTAGATGCAGGTGCAGCTGTGATGGTGACGTCTCACTTAGGTCGCCCAACTGAAGGCGAGTTCAAGCCTGAAGATACTTTGGCACCGGTTGCCGACAGAATTGCAGAACTCATGGAGCGCAAAGTTCCATTGATCAGTCACTGGGTTGAAGGTGGTTTTGAAATTGAACCAGGTGACTTGGTACTTTTAGAAAATTGCCGTCTCAACAAAGGTGAGAAGAAAAACAATGATGAGTTGGCTCAAAAAATGGCCAGCTTGTGTGATGTTTACGTCAATGATGCATTTGGTACAGCGCACCGCGCTGAAGCTACCACTCATGGCATGGCTAAATTTGCACCTGTTGCATGCGCAGGTCCTTTGATGGCTGCTGAGCTGGATGCTTTGGGTAAAGCATTGACTGATCCAAAGCGCCCATTGGTGGCGATTGTTGCTGGATCAAAAGTTTCAACAAAATTAACGATTCTTAAATCGTTGGCAGAGAAGGTTGATCAATTGATCGTGGGTGGCGGCATTGCTAACACTTTCATGTTGGCAGCGGGTTTGCCGATTGGCAGATCTTTGGCTGAACCTGATTTGGTGAACGAAGCAAAAGCAATCATCGATTTGATGGCCAAGCGTGGTGCGAGTGTGCCGATTCCTGTGGATGTGGTGGTTGCGAATGAGTTGTCACCATTGGCGCGTGCCAACAGAGTGGCATCAAGCGATGTTCAGCCTGATGACATGATTTTGGATGTGGGTCCAAAAACTTCAGCTGAACTGACAAGCATCATCGCTCATGCAGGAACCATTGTTTGGAACGGCCCGATCGGTGTTTTTGAAATTGATCAATTTGGCGGTGGCACGAAGATGTTGGCCGCTGCGATTGCTCACTCTCCAGCATTCTCAATTGCTGGTGGTGGTGATACTTTGGCAGCGATTGC
- the waaF gene encoding lipopolysaccharide heptosyltransferase II, whose amino-acid sequence MVKILIIAPNWIGDAVMTEPLISQLKKNNPDSQIDVLATPWVASIMKAIPAVDQIITADFQHGALQWSERKALAKQLAQSAYTHAYVLPNSFKSALIPWLAKISRRIGYQGEMRWGLINEAFKNPSRSHRPPMSSHYFALSGQASSEVPQPHLSLPQAMIDQSQQTLQKIQAHQELYVLCPGAEYGPAKQWPIEHFGNLAKQLIETKQNSLVLILGSKKEFAIGSDIANISTHPDRVINWCGQTSLEDAMAAISNATAVISNDSGLMHIAAAFRRPQVAIFGSSDPRHTPPLSKLASIHWLHLECSPCFKRTCPLGHLKCLVDIEVKDVLNSVNQLNH is encoded by the coding sequence ATGGTGAAGATACTCATCATTGCACCCAACTGGATTGGTGATGCAGTGATGACTGAACCTCTGATATCTCAGCTCAAAAAAAATAATCCCGATAGTCAGATCGATGTTTTAGCGACCCCATGGGTGGCTAGCATCATGAAAGCAATACCAGCGGTTGATCAAATCATCACCGCCGATTTTCAGCATGGCGCATTGCAATGGAGTGAGCGCAAAGCTCTGGCCAAACAATTGGCTCAAAGCGCTTACACCCACGCCTATGTTTTACCCAACAGTTTTAAATCAGCGCTGATTCCTTGGCTTGCCAAGATTTCTCGCAGAATTGGCTACCAAGGTGAAATGCGTTGGGGCTTGATCAATGAGGCGTTTAAAAATCCATCTCGCTCACATCGCCCACCGATGTCGAGTCATTACTTTGCACTATCAGGTCAGGCATCCTCCGAAGTGCCACAACCGCACCTATCATTGCCACAAGCAATGATTGACCAGAGCCAGCAAACGCTTCAAAAGATTCAGGCGCATCAAGAGCTCTATGTGCTCTGTCCTGGCGCTGAATATGGCCCAGCAAAACAATGGCCCATAGAACATTTTGGCAACTTAGCCAAACAACTCATTGAAACAAAGCAAAACTCTTTGGTATTAATTCTTGGAAGCAAAAAAGAGTTTGCGATTGGCAGTGATATTGCAAACATCAGCACTCATCCAGACAGAGTCATCAATTGGTGTGGTCAAACCAGCCTTGAAGATGCCATGGCTGCTATCAGCAATGCCACAGCTGTGATCAGTAATGACTCCGGCTTGATGCACATTGCTGCTGCATTTAGACGCCCTCAAGTGGCCATATTTGGCTCTAGCGATCCAAGGCACACGCCGCCACTCTCCAAGCTAGCCTCAATTCATTGGCTACACCTAGAGTGCAGCCCATGCTTTAAGAGAACTTGCCCACTCGGTCACTTGAAATGTTTAGTGGACATAGAAGTAAAAGACGTCCTAAACTCTGTCAATCAACTTAATCATTAA
- a CDS encoding zinc-finger domain-containing protein has translation MSQQSVIKVDGNKDLPLHCPNNNSPAWSMHPRVFLDVLTTGHAKCPYCGTEYQLIPGTKPHGH, from the coding sequence ATGAGTCAGCAAAGCGTTATCAAGGTCGATGGCAATAAAGATTTACCCCTTCATTGCCCCAACAATAACTCTCCTGCCTGGAGCATGCACCCTCGCGTCTTTCTAGATGTGCTGACAACGGGACACGCCAAGTGCCCCTACTGTGGCACTGAGTACCAATTAATACCTGGTACTAAGCCACACGGTCACTAA
- a CDS encoding AzlC family ABC transporter permease encodes MSKAGFAIFTWALVTGMAMAESSLTTWQAIGMSLLVYAGSAQLAALPLMAGDFPFWTIFLTAAVVNLRFVIFSAGLQPLFKDRTLWKRSILGYLNGDLTFALLMSRYPQYRAEPSQLPFFLGMSLTNWTIWQTGSLVGIFLAGVVPDAWGLGFAGTLALIAILLPMLDGLSMRLAAITALVVALAANDLPYKLSIVLAVLAAIAVGIASDRLIRQRKRVS; translated from the coding sequence ATGTCAAAAGCTGGTTTTGCGATCTTCACTTGGGCGCTGGTGACTGGTATGGCCATGGCTGAATCAAGTTTGACCACATGGCAAGCCATTGGAATGTCACTATTGGTTTACGCTGGTTCTGCGCAATTGGCAGCTTTACCCTTGATGGCCGGGGATTTTCCTTTTTGGACCATTTTTTTAACGGCTGCCGTGGTCAATTTGAGATTTGTTATTTTCAGCGCCGGTCTGCAGCCGCTTTTTAAAGATAGAACGCTTTGGAAGCGTTCTATCTTGGGCTATCTGAACGGGGATCTGACCTTTGCACTTTTGATGTCTCGTTATCCACAATATCGAGCCGAGCCATCCCAATTACCATTTTTCTTAGGCATGTCTTTGACCAACTGGACGATATGGCAAACAGGGTCTTTGGTGGGGATATTTCTTGCTGGAGTAGTCCCAGATGCTTGGGGTCTGGGCTTTGCGGGAACATTGGCATTGATCGCTATTTTGTTACCGATGTTGGATGGTTTGTCCATGCGCTTGGCAGCCATCACAGCCTTGGTGGTGGCATTGGCTGCCAACGATCTGCCTTATAAGTTGAGCATTGTTTTGGCTGTTTTAGCAGCCATCGCGGTTGGTATTGCGTCTGATCGTCTTATCAGACAAAGGAAGAGGGTGTCATGA
- a CDS encoding nuclear transport factor 2 family protein, producing MPSQARLFQMPEEVIEAWRESLHRNDLDGSIDLWMDEDSITCILPGGKRLNGHAELREGLKKILEDHFLWLDPIQVIGHTGIGISFFDSTEAVRLEAEQTEPEFFLNFTYILVQGPMGWRIAHIHTSPAQEEHIQLPSTIHGFH from the coding sequence ATGCCAAGTCAAGCCAGATTATTTCAAATGCCAGAAGAAGTCATCGAAGCCTGGCGCGAATCATTGCATCGCAATGACTTGGATGGATCGATTGATCTATGGATGGATGAAGATTCCATCACCTGCATTCTGCCAGGTGGCAAACGCTTGAATGGTCACGCTGAGCTTCGCGAAGGGTTGAAGAAAATTCTTGAAGATCATTTCTTGTGGCTCGATCCGATCCAGGTGATTGGACACACAGGGATTGGAATTTCTTTCTTTGATTCAACTGAAGCTGTGCGCTTGGAAGCCGAGCAAACAGAACCAGAATTTTTCTTGAACTTCACTTATATCTTGGTGCAAGGGCCAATGGGCTGGAGAATTGCTCACATTCACACAAGCCCTGCTCAAGAAGAACATATTCAATTGCCGAGTACCATCCACGGCTTTCACTGA
- the moaC gene encoding cyclic pyranopterin monophosphate synthase MoaC, translating into MNKLTHFDETGQAHMVDVGQKAHTHRIATATGSIQMQKSTFDMVMSGSHKKGDVIGIARIAAIQATKKSPDLIPLCHPIALTRVAVEFTPDESNSTIHCTVTTENIGQTGVEIEALTGVQIGLLTIYDMCKAVDRGMVIKEVKLLEKSGGKSGTWKA; encoded by the coding sequence ATGAACAAACTGACTCATTTTGATGAAACCGGCCAAGCCCACATGGTAGATGTGGGTCAAAAGGCTCACACCCACCGCATTGCGACTGCTACTGGCAGTATACAAATGCAAAAAAGCACTTTTGACATGGTCATGTCTGGAAGTCACAAAAAAGGTGATGTGATTGGCATCGCCAGAATTGCGGCCATCCAAGCCACCAAAAAGAGTCCTGATTTGATTCCTTTATGCCATCCTATCGCATTGACCAGGGTCGCTGTTGAATTCACCCCCGATGAGTCGAATTCAACCATTCACTGCACAGTCACGACTGAGAACATTGGTCAAACTGGTGTTGAAATCGAAGCCTTAACGGGCGTGCAAATTGGCTTGCTCACCATTTACGATATGTGCAAAGCTGTTGATCGCGGCATGGTCATCAAGGAAGTCAAACTTCTTGAGAAGAGTGGCGGTAAGTCTGGTACCTGGAAGGCTTAA
- a CDS encoding TerC family protein: MEFLATIDWAVIAQIIMIDILLGGDNAVVIALACRNLHPNQRRRGIMWGTAGAIILRIALVAFAVTLLQIPFLKFTGGILLLWIGYKLMVQSEDDDGHELEASDKLWAAVKTIIVADIAMSVDNVIAIAGAAGQVDAAHHQFGYIVFGLLVSIPLIVGGSQIVLYLIDRFPWIVTLGAGLLGWIAGGMIFSDPGLIKQFGADIENYATIAGIAAAVGVMLYGEVMKRQKKKTKQA, encoded by the coding sequence ATGGAATTTCTAGCAACGATTGATTGGGCCGTGATTGCTCAAATCATCATGATCGATATTTTGTTGGGTGGCGATAATGCGGTGGTGATCGCATTGGCTTGCCGCAATTTGCATCCTAATCAACGACGCAGAGGCATCATGTGGGGTACTGCAGGTGCGATCATCTTGCGTATTGCCTTGGTGGCATTTGCCGTAACTTTGTTACAAATTCCATTCTTGAAGTTCACAGGCGGTATTTTGTTGTTGTGGATTGGTTACAAGTTGATGGTGCAATCAGAAGATGATGATGGCCACGAACTTGAAGCTTCCGATAAATTATGGGCCGCTGTTAAGACCATCATCGTTGCTGACATTGCGATGAGCGTGGATAACGTGATCGCGATTGCGGGTGCTGCTGGTCAAGTGGATGCCGCCCATCACCAATTTGGATATATTGTGTTTGGTTTGTTGGTTTCAATCCCATTGATCGTGGGTGGTAGTCAAATCGTTCTTTATTTGATTGATCGTTTCCCATGGATCGTGACTTTGGGCGCAGGCTTGTTGGGATGGATTGCTGGCGGAATGATTTTCTCTGATCCTGGTCTCATCAAGCAATTTGGCGCTGACATTGAAAATTACGCAACGATTGCAGGCATCGCCGCTGCTGTTGGCGTCATGCTCTATGGCGAAGTGATGAAGAGGCAAAAGAAGAAGACAAAACAAGCTTAA
- a CDS encoding branched-chain amino acid transaminase, translated as MSMANRDGFIWMDGKMVPWRDANIHVLTHTLHYGMGVFEGIRAYKTDAGPAIFRLKEHTRRLFNSAKIFQMKMNYTEEQMAQAIVDVVKENKLASCYIRPIVWIGSEKLGISARSNSIHAAVAAWEWGAYLGEDGLNKGIRVKVSSFTRHHVNVSLVRAKASGYYINSILANQEVTAQGYDEALLLDTDGYVSEGSGENVFIVRDGVIYTPDLASCLDGITRDAIFTIAKDLGIEIKEKRITRDEMYCCDEAFFTGTAAEVTPIRELDDRIIGDGKRGPITTKIQQIFFDAVAGKSDKYRHWLTVV; from the coding sequence ATGTCAATGGCAAATCGTGATGGCTTTATTTGGATGGACGGCAAGATGGTCCCTTGGAGAGATGCAAACATCCACGTGTTAACTCACACACTTCATTACGGCATGGGTGTTTTTGAAGGCATCAGAGCCTACAAGACCGATGCTGGTCCTGCGATCTTCCGTTTGAAAGAGCACACACGTCGCTTATTCAATTCAGCAAAAATCTTCCAGATGAAGATGAACTACACCGAAGAGCAAATGGCCCAAGCAATTGTTGATGTTGTTAAAGAAAATAAATTGGCGTCTTGCTACATTCGTCCAATCGTTTGGATTGGCTCTGAAAAACTAGGCATTTCTGCAAGAAGCAATTCAATTCACGCGGCAGTTGCTGCTTGGGAATGGGGTGCTTATTTAGGTGAAGATGGTTTGAACAAAGGTATTCGCGTCAAAGTATCTTCATTCACCAGACATCATGTGAACGTTTCTTTGGTGAGAGCCAAAGCTTCTGGTTACTACATCAACTCAATCCTTGCCAATCAAGAAGTGACTGCTCAAGGTTACGACGAAGCCCTTCTTTTAGACACTGATGGCTATGTATCAGAAGGTTCTGGCGAGAACGTTTTCATCGTTAGAGATGGCGTTATCTACACACCTGATTTGGCTTCATGTTTGGACGGCATCACCCGTGATGCTATTTTTACAATTGCTAAAGATCTTGGTATTGAAATTAAAGAAAAGCGCATCACCCGTGACGAGATGTATTGCTGTGATGAAGCCTTCTTCACTGGCACAGCTGCTGAAGTAACGCCGATTCGTGAACTTGATGATCGCATCATCGGTGATGGCAAACGCGGTCCGATCACCACAAAAATTCAGCAAATATTCTTTGATGCAGTAGCTGGTAAGAGCGACAAATATCGTCACTGGCTAACAGTGGTTTAA
- the sucD gene encoding succinate--CoA ligase subunit alpha, with amino-acid sequence MSILINKNTRVITQGITGKTGQFHTEKCQEYANGKECFVAGVNPKKAGEKIFNIPIYASVKEAAAETGATVSVIYVPPAGAAAAIWEAVEADLDLAICITEGIPVRDMLEVRNRMAAKEAKGGKKTLLLGPNCPGLITPEEIKIGIMPGHIHRKGRIGVVSRSGTLTYEAVAQLTEIGLGQSSAVGIGGDPINGLKHIDVMKAFNDDPDTDAVIMIGEIGGPDEAEAARWCKANMKKPVVGFIAGVTAPAGKRMGHAGALISGGADTADAKLAIMEECGFTVTRNPSEMGKLLKALL; translated from the coding sequence ATGTCTATTCTTATTAATAAAAACACACGAGTCATTACTCAAGGTATCACTGGTAAAACAGGTCAGTTCCACACTGAAAAGTGTCAAGAGTACGCAAACGGCAAAGAATGTTTTGTTGCTGGCGTGAACCCTAAAAAAGCTGGCGAGAAAATTTTCAACATTCCTATTTATGCATCAGTAAAAGAAGCTGCTGCAGAAACAGGTGCAACAGTTTCAGTGATTTATGTGCCACCAGCAGGTGCTGCGGCTGCTATCTGGGAAGCTGTTGAAGCTGATCTAGATTTGGCCATCTGTATCACAGAAGGTATTCCTGTTCGCGACATGTTAGAAGTTCGCAACAGAATGGCTGCCAAAGAAGCTAAAGGCGGCAAGAAGACTTTGTTGTTGGGACCAAACTGCCCAGGTTTGATCACTCCAGAAGAGATCAAGATTGGCATCATGCCAGGTCACATTCACCGTAAAGGTCGTATTGGTGTTGTGAGCCGCTCAGGTACTTTGACTTATGAAGCTGTTGCTCAGTTAACAGAAATTGGTCTTGGCCAATCTTCAGCAGTTGGTATTGGTGGTGACCCAATCAACGGTCTTAAGCACATTGATGTGATGAAGGCATTCAATGACGATCCAGACACTGATGCAGTGATCATGATTGGTGAAATCGGCGGTCCTGATGAAGCTGAAGCAGCTCGTTGGTGCAAAGCTAATATGAAAAAACCAGTGGTAGGTTTCATTGCTGGTGTGACTGCTCCTGCAGGTAAGCGCATGGGCCATGCTGGTGCGTTGATTTCTGGCGGTGCTGACACAGCTGATGCTAAGTTGGCCATCATGGAAGAGTGTGGCTTCACAGTGACACGCAATCCATCAGAAATGGGCAAATTGCTTAAGGCATTGTTGTAA